A section of the Agrobacterium tumefaciens genome encodes:
- the rpsQ gene encoding 30S ribosomal protein S17 has translation MPKRILQGVVVSDKNEKTVVVRVERRFAHPLLQKTVRRSKKYKAHDENNQYKVGDVVSIEECAPISKDKRWTVVSAQA, from the coding sequence ATGCCGAAACGCATTCTGCAGGGCGTCGTTGTGTCCGACAAGAACGAGAAGACTGTCGTAGTTCGCGTTGAGCGTCGATTCGCTCACCCGCTGCTTCAGAAGACCGTTCGTCGTTCGAAGAAGTACAAGGCACACGACGAAAACAATCAGTATAAGGTCGGCGATGTCGTTTCCATCGAGGAATGCGCACCGATCTCCAAGGACAAGCGCTGGACGGTTGTTTCCGCCCAGGCTTAA
- the rplX gene encoding 50S ribosomal protein L24: protein MQKIRKGDKVVVLTGKDKGRTGEVIQVMPKEDRAVVRGVNMVKRHQRQTQAQEAGIINKEASLHISNIAIVDKDGKPTRVGFSVVDGRKVRVAKRSGEVIDG, encoded by the coding sequence ATGCAGAAAATTCGTAAAGGCGACAAGGTTGTCGTATTGACCGGTAAGGACAAGGGCCGTACCGGCGAAGTAATCCAGGTAATGCCGAAAGAAGACCGTGCCGTTGTGCGTGGCGTGAACATGGTGAAGCGTCACCAGCGCCAGACCCAGGCTCAGGAAGCCGGCATCATCAACAAGGAAGCATCCTTGCACATCTCCAACATCGCCATCGTCGACAAGGATGGCAAGCCGACTCGCGTTGGCTTCTCGGTTGTGGATGGCAGGAAGGTCCGCGTGGCCAAGCGTTCGGGAGAAGTGATCGATGGCTGA
- the rplV gene encoding 50S ribosomal protein L22 has translation MAKAKTERRLKDNEAQAIARTLRVSPQKLNLVAALIRGKKVDRALAELEFSRKRIAGTVKKTLESAIANAENNHDLDVDALVVAEAYVGKSITMKRFHARGRGRASRIEKPFAHLTIVVREVEEKGEAA, from the coding sequence ATGGCGAAGGCTAAGACCGAACGCCGGCTGAAGGACAATGAGGCTCAGGCCATTGCCCGTACGCTCCGCGTCAGCCCCCAGAAACTGAACCTGGTTGCCGCTCTTATCCGTGGCAAGAAGGTTGATCGCGCTCTCGCCGAGCTCGAATTCTCCCGCAAGCGCATTGCAGGCACCGTCAAGAAGACGCTGGAATCTGCAATTGCCAATGCGGAAAACAACCACGACCTCGACGTCGACGCGCTCGTCGTCGCCGAGGCCTATGTTGGCAAGTCCATCACCATGAAGCGTTTCCACGCTCGTGGCCGTGGTCGTGCTTCCCGCATTGAAAAGCCGTTCGCTCACCTCACGATCGTTGTTCGTGAAGTTGAGGAAAAAGGGGAGGCCGCATAA
- a CDS encoding 50S ribosomal protein L23: protein MTDLRHYDVIVSPSITEKSTLVSEQNQVVFNVAKDASKPEIKAAVEALFGVKVTAVNTLIRKGKTRRFRGFAGKLKDVKKAVVTLAEGQSIDVSTGL, encoded by the coding sequence ATGACGGATCTTCGCCACTACGATGTGATCGTATCTCCTTCGATCACGGAAAAGTCGACGCTGGTATCCGAACAGAACCAGGTCGTATTCAACGTCGCCAAGGATGCTTCCAAGCCTGAAATCAAGGCTGCCGTGGAAGCTCTCTTCGGCGTCAAAGTCACGGCTGTGAACACGCTTATCCGCAAGGGTAAGACCCGTCGTTTCCGTGGGTTCGCCGGTAAGCTGAAGGACGTCAAGAAAGCCGTCGTCACGCTCGCCGAAGGTCAATCCATCGACGTGTCCACCGGACTCTAA
- the fusA gene encoding elongation factor G, translating into MAREYKIEDYRNFGIMAHIDAGKTTTTERILYYTGKSHKIGEVHDGAATMDWMEQEQERGITITSAATTTFWKGRDGKTRRFNIIDTPGHVDFTIEVERSLRVLDGAIALLDANAGVEPQTETVWRQAEKYHVPRMIFCNKMDKTGADFYRSVEMIKTRLGATAVVMQLPIGAETEFKGVIDLIEMNALVWRDESLGAQWDVVEIPEDMKAKAEEYREKLIETVVEIDEEAMEAYLEGNYPDNDKIRELVRRGTIDVKFHPMFCGTAFKNKGVQPLLDAVVDYLPSPLDIPAIKGIDAKTEAEIERHADDSEPLSMLAFKIMNDPFVGSLTFARIYSGKLEKGTSVMNTVKDKRERVGRMLQMHSNSREDIEEAYAGDIVALAGLKETTTGDTLCDPLKPVILERMEFPEPVIQIAIEPKTKGDQEKMGLALNRLAAEDPSFRVKTDDESGQTIIAGMGELHLDIIVDRMRREFKVEATVGAPQVAYRETITKSHEEDYTHKKQSGGTGQFARVKLLFEPNPEGEDFKFESKIVGGAVPKEYIPGVQKGIESVLSSGPLAGFPMLGVKATLLDGAFHDVDSSVLAFEIASRACFREAAKKAGAQLLEPMMKVEVVTPEDYVGDVIGDLNSRRGQIQGQESRGIAVVINAHVPLANMFKYVDNLRSMSQGRAQYSMTFDHYSPVPSNVAQEIQAKYSGQK; encoded by the coding sequence CCGCTGCGACCACGACCTTCTGGAAGGGCCGTGACGGCAAGACCCGCCGCTTCAACATCATCGACACCCCCGGCCACGTTGACTTCACCATCGAAGTCGAGCGTTCGCTGCGCGTTCTCGATGGCGCCATTGCGCTGCTCGACGCCAACGCCGGTGTTGAGCCGCAGACGGAAACCGTCTGGCGTCAGGCTGAGAAGTATCATGTTCCGCGCATGATCTTCTGCAACAAGATGGACAAGACCGGTGCTGACTTCTACCGCTCGGTAGAAATGATCAAGACCCGTCTCGGCGCCACTGCCGTTGTCATGCAGCTGCCGATCGGCGCTGAGACCGAGTTCAAGGGCGTTATCGACCTGATCGAGATGAATGCTCTCGTATGGCGCGACGAGTCGCTCGGCGCCCAGTGGGACGTCGTCGAGATCCCCGAGGACATGAAGGCCAAGGCTGAAGAGTATCGCGAAAAGCTGATCGAGACGGTTGTCGAGATCGACGAAGAAGCGATGGAAGCCTACCTCGAAGGCAACTACCCGGACAACGACAAGATTCGTGAACTTGTTCGCCGCGGCACCATCGACGTGAAGTTCCACCCGATGTTCTGCGGTACCGCGTTCAAGAACAAGGGCGTTCAGCCGCTCCTCGACGCCGTTGTCGATTACCTGCCTTCGCCGCTGGACATCCCGGCGATCAAGGGCATCGACGCCAAGACGGAAGCCGAAATCGAGCGTCACGCTGACGACTCCGAGCCGCTTTCCATGCTCGCGTTCAAGATCATGAACGACCCCTTCGTCGGTTCGCTCACCTTCGCACGCATCTACTCGGGCAAGCTCGAAAAGGGCACGTCTGTCATGAACACGGTCAAGGACAAGCGCGAGCGCGTCGGCCGTATGCTGCAGATGCACTCCAACAGCCGTGAAGACATCGAAGAAGCCTATGCAGGCGACATCGTTGCTCTGGCCGGTCTGAAGGAAACCACCACGGGTGATACGCTTTGCGATCCGCTGAAGCCGGTTATCCTTGAGCGCATGGAATTCCCCGAGCCGGTCATCCAGATCGCGATCGAGCCGAAGACCAAGGGCGACCAGGAAAAGATGGGCCTCGCGCTCAACCGTCTGGCTGCAGAAGACCCGTCCTTCCGCGTCAAGACCGACGACGAATCCGGTCAGACCATCATTGCCGGCATGGGCGAACTTCACCTCGACATCATCGTCGACCGTATGCGTCGCGAGTTCAAGGTTGAAGCAACCGTCGGTGCTCCGCAGGTTGCCTACCGCGAAACGATCACGAAGTCGCACGAAGAAGACTACACGCACAAGAAGCAGTCCGGTGGTACCGGCCAGTTCGCGCGCGTCAAGCTTCTGTTCGAACCGAACCCCGAAGGCGAAGACTTCAAGTTCGAGTCGAAGATCGTCGGTGGTGCTGTTCCGAAGGAATACATCCCGGGCGTTCAGAAGGGTATCGAAAGCGTTCTGTCTTCCGGTCCGCTCGCTGGCTTCCCGATGCTCGGCGTCAAGGCGACGCTGCTCGACGGTGCATTCCACGATGTTGACTCGTCGGTTCTCGCCTTCGAAATCGCATCGCGTGCCTGCTTCCGTGAAGCCGCTAAGAAGGCTGGTGCACAGCTTCTCGAGCCGATGATGAAGGTCGAAGTTGTCACGCCGGAAGACTATGTCGGCGACGTTATCGGCGACCTGAACTCGCGTCGTGGTCAGATCCAGGGCCAGGAAAGCCGTGGTATCGCCGTTGTCATCAACGCACATGTTCCGCTCGCGAACATGTTCAAGTACGTCGACAACCTGCGCTCCATGTCGCAGGGTCGCGCGCAGTACTCGATGACGTTCGACCACTATTCGCCGGTTCCGTCGAACGTGGCGCAGGAAATCCAGGCTAAGTACTCCGGTCAGAAGTGA
- the rpmC gene encoding 50S ribosomal protein L29: MKADEVRGLSADQLKDKLADLKKEQFNLRFQKATGQLEKSSRINEVRKDIARVKTIARQKAAEAKA, from the coding sequence ATGAAAGCCGATGAAGTTCGCGGCCTCAGCGCCGACCAGCTCAAGGACAAGCTCGCCGATCTGAAGAAGGAGCAGTTCAACCTGCGCTTCCAGAAGGCAACTGGTCAGCTGGAGAAGTCCTCGCGCATCAACGAAGTCCGCAAGGATATCGCCCGCGTAAAAACCATTGCCCGCCAGAAGGCGGCAGAAGCCAAGGCCTAA
- the rplN gene encoding 50S ribosomal protein L14: MIQMQTNLDVADNSGARRVMCIKVLGGSKRKYASVGDIIVVSIKEAIPRGRVKKGDVMKAVVVRTAKDIRRADGSVIRFDNNAAVLIDNKKEPIGTRIFGPVPRELRAKNHMKIISLAPEVL; encoded by the coding sequence ATGATTCAGATGCAAACAAACCTCGACGTGGCGGATAATTCCGGCGCACGTCGTGTCATGTGCATCAAGGTGCTGGGCGGCTCGAAGCGCAAATATGCTTCTGTTGGCGACATTATTGTCGTTTCCATCAAGGAAGCTATTCCGCGCGGCCGCGTCAAGAAGGGCGACGTGATGAAGGCGGTTGTCGTGCGCACCGCCAAGGACATCCGTCGCGCTGACGGCAGCGTCATCCGTTTCGATAACAACGCAGCCGTTCTTATCGACAACAAGAAAGAGCCCATCGGCACCCGTATCTTCGGACCGGTTCCGCGCGAACTTCGCGCCAAGAACCACATGAAGATCATCTCGCTGGCTCCGGAAGTACTGTAA
- the rplP gene encoding 50S ribosomal protein L16 — MLQPKRTKYRKQFKGRIKGVAKGGFDLAFGEFGLKSQEPNRVNAREIEAARRAITRYMKRAGRVWIRVFPDVPVTAKPTEVRMGKGKGSVDYWACKVKPGRMMFEIDGVSEEIAREALRLGAAKLSVKTRFVQRIAE; from the coding sequence ATGTTGCAGCCAAAGCGTACTAAGTACCGTAAGCAGTTCAAGGGACGCATCAAGGGCGTCGCCAAGGGCGGCTTTGACCTGGCATTCGGTGAATTCGGCTTGAAGTCGCAGGAACCGAACCGCGTGAATGCACGCGAGATCGAAGCGGCCCGCCGCGCGATCACGCGTTACATGAAGCGCGCAGGTCGCGTGTGGATCCGCGTATTCCCCGACGTTCCGGTTACGGCAAAGCCGACCGAAGTTCGTATGGGTAAGGGCAAGGGTTCGGTCGATTACTGGGCATGCAAGGTCAAGCCCGGTCGTATGATGTTCGAGATCGACGGTGTGTCCGAGGAGATCGCCCGTGAGGCGCTTCGTCTCGGCGCTGCCAAGCTCTCGGTCAAGACGCGCTTCGTACAGCGCATCGCAGAGTAA
- the rplB gene encoding 50S ribosomal protein L2, whose protein sequence is MALKSFNPTTPSQRQLVIVDRASLYKGKPVKALTQGLSSKGGRNNQGRITVRFQGGGHKRTYRLVDFKRRKFDVEGTVERLEYDPNRTAFIALVTYADGEQAYILAPQRLAAGDKVIASEKAVDVKPGNTMPLQYIPVGSIIHNVEMKPGKGGQIARSAGTYVQLVGRDAGMAILRLNSGEQRLVHGSCLASIGAVSNSDHANINDGKAGRSRWRGKRPHVRGVVMNPVDHPHGGGEGRTSGGRHPVTPWGKPTKGKRTRSNKSTDKFIMRSRHQRKK, encoded by the coding sequence ATGGCATTGAAAAGTTTCAATCCGACCACGCCAAGCCAGCGTCAGCTGGTTATCGTGGACCGCGCTTCGCTCTACAAGGGCAAGCCGGTAAAGGCTCTCACCCAGGGCCTCAGCTCCAAGGGTGGCCGTAACAACCAGGGCCGGATCACCGTCCGTTTCCAGGGTGGCGGTCACAAGCGGACCTACCGTCTGGTTGACTTCAAGCGTCGCAAGTTCGACGTTGAAGGCACCGTTGAACGTCTGGAATACGACCCCAACCGCACCGCGTTCATCGCGCTGGTTACGTATGCCGACGGCGAACAGGCTTACATTCTCGCGCCACAGCGTCTCGCTGCTGGTGACAAGGTGATCGCCTCCGAGAAGGCAGTGGACGTGAAGCCCGGCAACACCATGCCGCTTCAGTACATTCCTGTCGGTTCGATCATCCATAACGTCGAGATGAAGCCGGGCAAGGGCGGTCAGATCGCTCGGTCCGCCGGCACGTATGTCCAGCTCGTCGGCCGTGATGCCGGCATGGCCATCCTGCGTCTCAACTCGGGCGAACAGCGTCTGGTGCACGGCTCCTGCCTCGCATCGATCGGTGCTGTTTCGAACTCGGACCACGCCAACATCAACGACGGCAAGGCCGGTCGTTCCCGTTGGCGCGGCAAGCGTCCGCACGTTCGCGGCGTCGTCATGAACCCGGTCGACCACCCGCACGGTGGTGGTGAAGGTCGCACGTCGGGTGGTCGCCACCCGGTTACTCCGTGGGGCAAGCCCACGAAGGGCAAGCGCACCCGTTCGAACAAGTCGACCGACAAGTTCATCATGCGCTCGCGCCATCAGCGTAAGAAGTAA
- the rpsS gene encoding 30S ribosomal protein S19 has translation MARSVWKGPFVDGYLLTKAEKVRESGRNEVIKIWSRRSTILPQFVGLTFGVYNGSKHVPVSVNEDMVGHKFGEFSPTRTYYGHGADKKAKRK, from the coding sequence ATGGCTCGTTCAGTATGGAAAGGTCCGTTTGTTGACGGCTATCTTCTCACAAAGGCTGAGAAGGTGCGCGAGAGCGGACGTAACGAAGTTATCAAGATCTGGAGCCGTCGTTCCACGATCCTGCCGCAGTTCGTTGGTCTGACGTTCGGCGTCTACAACGGCAGCAAGCATGTGCCCGTCTCGGTCAACGAAGACATGGTCGGCCACAAGTTCGGTGAATTCTCTCCGACCCGTACCTATTACGGTCACGGCGCGGACAAGAAGGCAAAGAGGAAGTAA
- the rpsJ gene encoding 30S ribosomal protein S10 has translation MNGQNIRIRLKAFDHRILDASTREIVSTAKRTGASVRGPVPLPTRIEKFTVNRSPHVDKKSREQFEMRTHKRLLDIVDPTPQTVDALMKLDLAAGVDVEIKL, from the coding sequence ATGAACGGCCAGAATATCCGTATCCGCCTCAAGGCGTTCGATCACCGGATCCTCGATGCCTCTACCCGTGAAATCGTGTCGACCGCAAAGCGCACCGGCGCCAGCGTTCGCGGCCCGGTTCCGCTCCCCACCCGCATCGAAAAGTTTACTGTCAACCGCTCTCCTCACGTTGACAAGAAGAGCCGTGAACAGTTCGAAATGCGGACGCACAAGCGTCTTCTCGATATCGTTGATCCCACCCCGCAGACTGTCGATGCTCTGATGAAGCTCGATCTCGCTGCTGGCGTTGACGTGGAAATCAAGCTCTAA
- the rpsH gene encoding 30S ribosomal protein S8 yields the protein MTMTDPLGDMLTRIRNGAARRKSSVSTPASSLRARVLDVLQAEGYIRGYSKVDFENGKSEFTIELKYYEGASVIREIGRVSKPGRRVYVSVKSIPQVANGLGITILSTPKGVMADHQAREQNVGGEVLCSVF from the coding sequence ATGACCATGACTGATCCTTTGGGTGATATGCTCACCCGCATCCGCAATGGTGCTGCTCGCCGCAAGTCTTCGGTAAGCACCCCTGCTTCCAGCCTCCGCGCACGCGTTCTCGACGTGCTGCAGGCTGAAGGCTACATCCGCGGTTATTCCAAGGTCGATTTCGAAAACGGCAAGTCCGAGTTCACGATCGAGCTGAAGTACTACGAAGGCGCGTCCGTGATCCGTGAGATCGGCCGCGTTTCCAAGCCGGGCCGCCGGGTTTATGTCTCGGTAAAGTCCATTCCGCAGGTCGCGAACGGCCTCGGCATCACCATCCTTTCGACCCCGAAGGGCGTGATGGCCGATCACCAGGCTCGCGAACAGAACGTTGGTGGTGAGGTTCTTTGCTCGGTCTTCTAA
- the rplE gene encoding 50S ribosomal protein L5: MADKYEPRLKTEYVSRIRGAMQEKFSYANVMMIPKLEKIVINMGVGEATADSKKPTIAAGDLAAIAGQKPVVTRARNSIAGFKVREGMPIGAKVTLRGARMYEFLDRLVNIALPRVRDFRGLNPKSFDGRGNFAMGIKEHIVFPEINYDKVDQMWGMDIIVCTTATSDDEARALLTEFNFPFRH, from the coding sequence ATGGCTGATAAGTACGAGCCGCGTCTCAAGACGGAATACGTTTCCCGTATCCGTGGCGCCATGCAGGAGAAGTTCTCCTACGCAAACGTCATGATGATCCCGAAGCTTGAAAAGATCGTGATCAACATGGGCGTTGGCGAAGCAACCGCCGATTCCAAGAAGCCCACGATTGCTGCCGGTGACCTGGCTGCGATTGCCGGTCAGAAGCCGGTCGTTACCCGCGCTCGCAACTCGATCGCTGGTTTCAAGGTTCGCGAAGGCATGCCGATCGGTGCGAAGGTTACTCTTCGTGGCGCCCGCATGTACGAATTCCTTGATCGTCTGGTCAACATCGCGCTGCCGCGCGTTCGCGACTTCCGGGGCCTGAACCCGAAGAGCTTTGACGGCCGTGGCAACTTCGCCATGGGCATCAAGGAACACATTGTGTTCCCTGAGATCAACTACGATAAGGTTGATCAGATGTGGGGCATGGACATCATCGTTTGCACGACGGCGACGTCGGACGACGAAGCTCGGGCTCTGCTGACAGAGTTCAACTTCCCGTTCCGTCACTAA
- the rpsN gene encoding 30S ribosomal protein S14, producing the protein MAKTSAVEKNKRRRKSVAQQATKRAALKAIVMNQSLPIEERFKATLKLASLPRDGSKTRIRNRCEVTGRPRAFYRKLKMSRIALRELGNSGKVPGIVKSSW; encoded by the coding sequence ATGGCGAAAACAAGCGCAGTTGAAAAGAACAAGCGCCGCCGCAAGTCGGTCGCCCAGCAGGCCACCAAGCGCGCTGCACTCAAGGCGATCGTGATGAACCAGTCCCTTCCGATCGAAGAACGGTTCAAGGCCACTCTGAAGCTCGCTTCGCTGCCGCGTGACGGCTCGAAGACGCGTATCCGCAACCGCTGCGAAGTAACGGGCCGTCCGCGCGCGTTCTATCGCAAGCTCAAGATGTCGCGTATCGCGCTTCGTGAGCTGGGCAATTCCGGCAAGGTGCCGGGCATTGTCAAGTCGAGCTGGTAA
- the tuf gene encoding elongation factor Tu produces MAKSKFERNKPHVNIGTIGHVDHGKTSLTAAITKFFGEFKAYDQIDAAPEEKARGITISTAHVEYETANRHYAHVDCPGHADYVKNMITGAAQMDGAILVCSAADGPMPQTREHILLARQVGVPAIVVFLNKVDQVDDAELLELVELEVRELLSSYDFPGDDIPIVKGSALAALEDSDKKIGEDAIRELMAQVDAYIPTPERPIDQPFLMPIEDVFSISGRGTVVTGRVERGIVKVGEEVEIVGIRPTSKTTVTGVEMFRKLLDQGQAGDNIGALVRGVNRDGVERGQILCKPGSVKPHKKFKAEAYILTKEEGGRHTPFFTNYRPQFYFRTTDVTGIVTLPEGTEMVMPGDNVTVDVELIVPIAMEEKLRFAIREGGRTVGAGIVASIVE; encoded by the coding sequence ATGGCAAAGAGCAAGTTTGAGCGCAATAAGCCGCACGTCAACATTGGCACGATCGGTCACGTTGACCATGGCAAGACGTCGCTGACGGCAGCGATCACGAAGTTCTTCGGCGAATTCAAGGCGTATGACCAGATCGACGCCGCGCCTGAAGAAAAGGCCCGTGGTATCACGATTTCGACGGCGCACGTTGAGTATGAGACGGCGAACCGTCACTACGCGCACGTTGACTGCCCCGGCCACGCCGACTACGTGAAGAACATGATCACCGGTGCTGCCCAGATGGACGGCGCGATCCTGGTTTGCTCTGCCGCTGACGGCCCGATGCCGCAGACCCGCGAGCACATCCTGCTTGCCCGTCAGGTTGGCGTTCCGGCGATCGTCGTGTTCCTCAACAAGGTGGACCAGGTTGACGACGCCGAGCTTCTCGAGCTCGTCGAGCTTGAAGTTCGCGAACTTCTGTCGTCCTACGACTTCCCGGGCGACGACATTCCGATCGTCAAGGGTTCGGCGCTTGCTGCTCTTGAAGACAGCGACAAGAAGATCGGTGAAGACGCGATCCGCGAGCTGATGGCTCAGGTTGACGCCTACATCCCGACGCCTGAGCGTCCGATCGACCAGCCGTTCCTGATGCCGATCGAAGACGTGTTCTCGATCTCTGGCCGTGGTACGGTTGTGACGGGTCGCGTTGAGCGCGGTATCGTCAAGGTTGGCGAAGAAGTCGAAATCGTCGGCATCCGTCCGACCTCGAAGACGACTGTTACCGGCGTTGAAATGTTCCGCAAGCTGCTCGACCAGGGCCAGGCTGGCGACAACATCGGTGCACTGGTTCGCGGTGTTAACCGTGACGGCGTCGAGCGTGGTCAGATTCTGTGCAAGCCGGGTTCGGTCAAGCCGCACAAGAAGTTCAAGGCTGAAGCCTACATCCTGACGAAGGAAGAAGGCGGCCGTCATACGCCGTTCTTCACGAACTACCGTCCGCAGTTCTACTTCCGTACCACGGACGTGACGGGCATCGTGACGCTTCCTGAAGGCACGGAAATGGTTATGCCTGGCGACAACGTCACGGTTGACGTCGAGCTGATCGTTCCGATCGCGATGGAAGAAAAGCTGCGCTTCGCTATCCGCGAAGGCGGCCGTACCGTCGGCGCAGGCATCGTCGCTTCGATCGTCGAGTAA
- the rpsC gene encoding 30S ribosomal protein S3 codes for MGQKINPIGFRLGINRTWDSRWYADTAEYGKLLHEDLKIRAYLIKELKQAGIAKVVIERPHKKCRVTIHSARPGLIIGKKGADIEKLRKKLSEMTNSETHLNIVEVRKPEIDATLVAQSIAQQLERRVAFRRAMKRAVQSAMRLGAEGIKITCGGRLGGAEIARTEWYREGRVPLHTLRADIDYGTAEAETAFGICGIKVWIFKGEILEHDPMASERRGLEGDAQGPASRERGDRGDRRRENA; via the coding sequence ATGGGTCAGAAAATCAATCCGATCGGCTTCCGTCTCGGCATCAACCGTACCTGGGATAGCCGCTGGTACGCTGACACCGCAGAATACGGCAAGCTGCTGCACGAAGACCTCAAGATCCGGGCTTACCTGATCAAGGAACTCAAGCAGGCCGGTATCGCCAAGGTCGTTATCGAGCGTCCGCACAAGAAGTGCCGCGTCACGATCCACTCGGCTCGTCCGGGTCTGATCATCGGCAAGAAGGGTGCGGACATCGAGAAGCTTCGCAAGAAGCTCTCCGAGATGACCAACTCCGAAACGCACCTCAACATCGTTGAAGTGCGCAAGCCGGAAATCGACGCGACGCTGGTTGCCCAGTCGATCGCTCAGCAGCTCGAGCGCCGCGTGGCTTTCCGCCGTGCGATGAAGCGTGCTGTTCAGTCCGCAATGCGTCTTGGCGCCGAAGGCATCAAGATCACCTGCGGCGGCCGTCTCGGCGGTGCTGAAATCGCTCGTACCGAATGGTACCGCGAAGGTCGCGTTCCGTTGCACACGCTGCGTGCGGACATCGACTACGGCACGGCTGAAGCTGAAACCGCATTCGGCATCTGCGGCATCAAGGTCTGGATCTTCAAGGGCGAAATCCTTGAGCACGATCCGATGGCCTCTGAGCGTCGCGGTCTCGAAGGCGACGCACAGGGCCCTGCAAGCCGTGAGCGTGGCGATCGTGGCGATCGTCGTCGCGAAAACGCTTGA
- the rplC gene encoding 50S ribosomal protein L3, whose translation MRSGVIAQKVGMTRVYNDAGEHIPVTVLRLDNVQVVAQRTEDKNGYTAVQLGAGQSKVKNTTKALRGHFAAANVEPKAKLVEFRVSPENLIDIGATLTANHFQSGQLVDVTGTTIGKGFAGAMKRHNFGGGRASHGNSVSHRAHGSTGNNQDPGRVWKGKRMAGHMGQTRVTTQNLEVVSTDEDRGLILVKGAVPGSKGSWIIVRDAVKSAAK comes from the coding sequence ATGCGTTCAGGTGTGATTGCACAGAAAGTGGGTATGACACGCGTCTATAACGACGCAGGTGAACATATCCCTGTAACAGTATTGCGACTGGATAACGTACAAGTCGTTGCCCAGCGCACGGAAGACAAGAATGGCTACACCGCAGTTCAGCTCGGTGCCGGCCAGTCCAAGGTCAAGAACACGACGAAGGCACTTCGCGGCCACTTTGCCGCCGCCAATGTCGAACCGAAAGCCAAGCTCGTCGAGTTCCGGGTTTCCCCCGAGAACCTGATCGATATCGGTGCAACACTGACCGCAAATCATTTTCAGTCCGGCCAGCTGGTCGACGTCACTGGAACCACGATCGGTAAAGGTTTTGCCGGTGCTATGAAGCGTCACAACTTCGGTGGTGGCCGCGCTTCGCACGGTAACTCCGTATCGCACCGTGCACACGGTTCGACCGGTAACAACCAGGATCCGGGCCGCGTCTGGAAGGGCAAGCGCATGGCTGGTCATATGGGCCAGACGCGCGTTACGACCCAGAACCTCGAAGTCGTTTCGACCGATGAAGACCGTGGCCTCATCCTCGTGAAGGGTGCAGTTCCCGGCTCGAAGGGTTCCTGGATCATCGTCCGCGACGCCGTCAAGTCGGCTGCGAAGTAA
- the rplD gene encoding 50S ribosomal protein L4: MELNVKTLEGKDAGKVSLSDEIFGLDPRQDILARMVRWQLAKKQQGTHKSKNRSEVSRTGAKMYKQKGTGRARHHSARAPQFRGGGKAHGPVVRSHAHDLPKKVRALALRHALSAKLKAEDLIIVDQLVASEAKTKALLGSFASLGLTNALVIGGAELDGNFKLAAQNIPNVDVLPVQGINVYDILRRGKLVLSKAAVEALEERFK, from the coding sequence ATGGAATTGAACGTCAAAACCCTCGAGGGAAAAGACGCCGGCAAGGTTTCTCTGTCGGATGAGATCTTCGGCCTCGACCCCCGCCAGGACATCCTGGCCCGCATGGTTCGCTGGCAGCTTGCAAAGAAGCAGCAGGGAACCCACAAGTCCAAGAACCGGTCGGAAGTTTCCCGTACCGGCGCGAAGATGTACAAGCAGAAGGGTACGGGCCGCGCTCGTCACCATTCGGCTCGCGCACCGCAGTTCCGCGGCGGCGGCAAGGCCCACGGCCCGGTCGTTCGCAGCCACGCTCATGACCTTCCCAAGAAGGTTCGTGCGCTCGCTCTGCGTCACGCCCTGTCTGCAAAGCTGAAGGCTGAAGATCTGATCATCGTCGATCAGCTCGTCGCGTCCGAAGCAAAGACCAAGGCTCTGCTGGGCAGCTTCGCTTCGCTTGGCCTGACCAACGCTCTCGTTATCGGTGGCGCCGAACTTGATGGCAACTTCAAGCTCGCTGCTCAGAACATCCCGAACGTGGACGTTCTGCCGGTTCAGGGCATCAATGTTTACGACATCCTGCGCCGTGGCAAGCTGGTGCTTTCCAAGGCTGCTGTAGAGGCTCTGGAGGAGCGGTTCAAATGA